Within the Thermoanaerobaculia bacterium genome, the region GGTCCATCCGTACTGGTACTACTTCACCGCCTTTGTCGGCCTCAACCTCCTGCAGTCCGGGTTTACGAAGTGGTGCCCCATGATCACGATTCTCCGGAAGCTGGGTCTGGAGGATTGACGATGAAGATGCTCATGATCATCACGTCCACCGAATGCCGGGAAGAAGTGGAGTCCTTCCTTAAAGATCAGAAGGTGCCCGGATACACGGAGATCCCCACGGTCTACGGCGAGGGTCACACCGGCCCGAAGTTCGGGTCGTGGGCCTTTCCCGGAACCTCCACGATCATCTTTACCGTCGTTCCCAACGAGCAGTTCGACGAGGTGATGAAGGTCCTCAGGGAACACTGCACCCGGTGCCAGTACCACAGCCATATCCTTTCCTGGGACGTGGACGAGGTGGAAGTCAAACCCTGACCCTGCATCAATCAAACGTAATCCATCTGACCCGGAGGCCGGTTCGCCTCCGGGTTTTTTCATGAAGGACTGTTACAAATCTACACAATGAGAATTTCCTTCCATCCTTGATCTATGACTATTTCCACGCCGTGCCCTCTGGATGGAGAACTGTATATCACAAGGATTATGATATATAAAAATACAGTCTCAATATCGACCGCATTCTGGCACGGATTTTGCTTATGTTCGATCAGTGAAGTGGTGGGAATATCCAAATCCGGAGGGAGCTATGGCCTTTTTTCAACGTTTTACAAATATCGTGGGGGGGGGGGGGGAAACCTTATCGCTTCTCCTTGCTCTTGACATTTTCGCGGGATGCGGTTCCACAGGTACGATGGGCACATCACCCCCATCTTTTTCGGGCGCAAATGCCCTGTTTCATCCCAACCCGCAAACCCTGGACGAAGGGGCCACCATGGGCCTCGTCAATGTTCGGGCTGGAAACCTGACCTTCCGGTTCCAGCTCTTTCCCCTCTACTCCATCACCTATGATTCAAGACATTCCACCTTTGACCTTGAATATATCCATCTTCATAAGAATACAAAGACCGCAAGTCTTCAAACGCTGGATGGATATATTCTCGAATATTCCAGAGACAAGGAGGGAGGGGAGGATAACGCCCGGGGACAGCGGTACCTGCGGGTCAAGGACGGCCCGGAACCCTATGGTGATCTGTGGGTCAAGGATGGGACGATCACCATCGACATGAGAACGGGAGGAATCCGTACCTATACGGAGGACCGGAAAAGGAAGGAAACCGGGACCGACAAGTACTTTATCCTGTCCGGAGTTGATGGAAGAGGGAATAATCAGTGGATTATGACCTTCGATGAAGAGGGAAACCTCGCCTCCATCATCCCGACCGTGGGCGCCGTTCTGGAATTTTCTTATCCGGAGGACCGGACCATGGTGATCGGCCTGCAGGAAGAGCCCCCCTCCCATCGCCTCACCTTTACTGAAGAGGGTGACGTGGCCTCATGGACCACGACGCGGTCCATTCCCTCGGTTCATGGATCGGAGCCCGTAACCAATACGCCTGTCGAGACCACCTACACCTTTCAATACGAAAGTGACGGACGCCTTTCCGCCATCACGGATTCCTTCGGAAGGACACGCCTTACGGTCGCCTATGGACCGGACGGCCGGGTGACACGCATGACCCGGCCGGGGGAACTGTGGACTTACACCTATGGTCCGGATACGTGCACGGTCCAATTCTCATCGGGAACAACAAGGGCCTTCACCGGGGAGATGACCGTTACCTATCAGGATGTGCCCACGGGCACGCGGGAAACGATCACGGACTGCAGCGGAGCCGAGACGATCAACCTCTATTCCACGGAAGGCGATCTTCTTTGCACGACCGACGCCAACGGGCACACCTGGACCTTTACCCATCACGCGATTCTCCATACCGTTACCTCCATGACCTCGCCCCTGGGACATCGCCGGGAATATGGATACAATCCGGATGGAACTCTGCTCTTTCAGCGGGATCCTCTGGGACACGAAACGACTTACTTCTATGACGAAGCGGGGAGTGTAATCCGGACTACCGATGCCATGGGGAATGTTGCAACTTTCACCTATGACGATCATCACCAGATGAATGCGCGGACCAATGCCCTGGGGTACACCACCACCATCGCCACCACATATGACGGAAGCCGGCTCGCTTCCCGGGTCGTGACCGATCCGGAGGGCTACCCGACTACGTACCAGTACGACTACGATTTTTTCACGGGCCAGGAAATTCTCACCGATACCTACCGGTCAAACGGGGGACACTGGTCCTATACCTACGCCAACACGGAAAACGGCGTGCAGAGAAAGGAGGTGATCGATCCCTTCGGCACCGTGACATCGGGAAACTATAACCCCGCACCCTGCGGGGAAACCCATCTTCTCGACTATGCCTATCGAAGGGACGCACGATGCGACGACTGTCCGGAGGCGAATCAGCACCGCTTCTGGAAGGGGAAGGACCCGGATACGGGAGTAACCCTCCATACGCGGGATCAGGAAGGATATGAGACGGACTATGAATACGAAGCCATCTGGGGACGAAGATACCTTTCCTCCGTCACCCGGTATGACATCCCCAACGGGCGCTGGACCGATTTGCCCTGCGGCCTGACCGTCCCGCAATGGGACAGGACCGGGCTTGATCCGTCCGGGGCCACTACGGCCTACGCGCATGACTGTATGGGCAGGCTCCTTGCGGAGACCGACCCGATGGGGAAGGTCACGAGCTATGCGTATGATGGCGTCGGGAATCGAATCTCGAAGACCTTTCCCAACGGGAAAACCGTAATCTACACCTATGACGCGGACAACCGTCTGACGGGAATCGACTATCCCGACGGACGATCCGAAAGCTATGAATACGATCCGGCGGGACGCGTCACAGCCGCCCACGGACTGGACGCAGAGCTCTACTATGAATACGACGCTCTGGGCCGAGTCACGACGGCGATCCAGGAAGTGGAAGGCGAGATCGAAACGCTGCAATACGGGTATGATGCGCTGGGCCATCGCACGATTCTGAGTGCGTCTCCGGGGATGTGGACGTACAGTTACGACCGAAACGGCCGGACCGCCTCCATCACGAACCCGGACGGGGATTCCACGTCCTTTACCTATGCGTCCTGTTGCGGGGCTCTGGCTGTGCTGAATCATGCCAACGGCACATCCATTGAATACTCGTATGACCTGGCCGAACGGACAGTGGGGGTGATCAATCGATCCGCCGCCGGTGAAATCATTACATCCTTCGCCTACGAAAGGGATCCCAATGGACTGATCCTCTCGATCGACCGGGAAGATCCCCTGTGGGACCAGGCCTATTCATATGACCCGAGGTTACAGCTGAGGGAAGTGGTGTATGGAAATGGTGACTCGGAAGCCTACGTCTATGATAGCCGGGGGAACAGGATCGAGAAGTGGGAGGGAGAGGATCTCAAGGAGCTTCTGGTCTACTCCCCGGCGGATGAGATCCTGCACCGGGTCCGGTACGCGGGACTGGGACTGCTGGAATTCGAGGAAGACTATACATACACCCAGGTTACGGGGCCGATCTATGAGCTTCCCGCTGGCCCGGGGACCTGGTACAGGGTGGAAAAAACCTACAGCAACTATCTTGCGCAGTTCAGCAATCACATGGTTGAGAGGCGGTATTTCGATTTCCGGGAACGGCTGCACGCCGAAACCCGGAAGGTGGACATCGCACCCGGGCGCTACGGCACGCAGATGATCTACCCATCCTACCTTCCCGATGGCATGGGCCGGGTAGGGAAATCCAGCCGGACCCATTCGGAATGGCTCCGGCCGGGTCCCGATGGAATTGAAAGAATCCTATTCACCGAGGCCTCCGTCCATCGGATGGTGAACGATTTCGAGGATGTATTGACGGAGAGGGTAGAAACATCAAGTTTTTTTGATGGTCAGTTCTACCAGGGCCCCGATA harbors:
- a CDS encoding DUF2892 domain-containing protein, whose amino-acid sequence is MKVNDVLRIVAGIFILASLALGKWVHPYWYYFTAFVGLNLLQSGFTKWCPMITILRKLGLED